From Halobacteriovorax sp. GB3, a single genomic window includes:
- a CDS encoding glycerophosphodiester phosphodiesterase, with translation MKITIFTLLFTIIHAKIAVANVLPIAHRGASAYAPENTVSAIKKAIELGAKYIEIDVHMTKDGEVVAIHDSTIDRTSSGSGKVSDLNLTKLKEIDFGSWFSSKFKDERIPTLEEVLKITGNKSVLIIELKNGHDDYPNIEKKIVNLVEKMGLGESVILKSFSFEILNRFKQLAPDLERLYCTFGGTSWVTLDNFLRFKNIFKGSSFQYLQVHKYFLTDWIVSEARKRNIKVVVWDVHDKATMSEMVEKGVDFIESDNPDYVINL, from the coding sequence TTGAAAATCACTATATTCACATTACTATTCACTATTATTCACGCCAAAATCGCCGTTGCAAATGTTCTACCAATCGCACACCGAGGAGCATCGGCCTATGCACCAGAAAATACAGTTAGTGCGATAAAAAAAGCAATAGAGCTTGGAGCGAAGTATATTGAAATTGATGTTCATATGACTAAGGATGGGGAGGTCGTAGCGATTCATGATTCCACTATCGATAGAACTTCAAGTGGAAGTGGTAAAGTCTCTGATTTGAATCTCACCAAATTGAAAGAGATTGATTTTGGTTCTTGGTTTTCGAGTAAATTTAAAGATGAAAGAATTCCAACTCTTGAAGAGGTGCTAAAAATTACTGGTAATAAGAGCGTTTTAATTATTGAATTAAAAAATGGTCATGATGATTATCCTAATATTGAGAAAAAAATTGTCAATCTCGTTGAGAAAATGGGACTGGGTGAATCTGTCATTTTAAAATCATTTTCTTTTGAAATCCTAAATCGCTTTAAACAGCTCGCACCTGATTTAGAAAGACTCTATTGTACATTTGGTGGGACAAGTTGGGTGACTCTCGATAATTTTTTGCGATTTAAAAATATCTTTAAAGGAAGCTCGTTTCAATATCTGCAAGTGCACAAGTATTTCTTAACGGATTGGATTGTGAGCGAAGCTAGAAAAAGAAATATCAAAGTTGTTGTTTGGGATGTGCATGATAAAGCCACGATGAGCGAGATGGTCGAGAAGGGCGTTGACTTTATTGAGTCGGATAATCCAGATTATGTGATAAATCTTTGA
- a CDS encoding glycosyltransferase family 2 protein, with product MIYVALIWKASRQVKKDVFQESVLNHLVNDKTNFPSFTIIIPAYNEELLIYQTVMSFIKLNYSNFEVIVVDDGSTDKTMDVLKEKFCLVASNEEPINKIGRKSCHSVQVSKTFKNLKVLGQDNGRKGSAINQGVAFAKNDWVCVVDADTIPEVDALYKMALYILNHPNYHGIGCSLRIANGAEIKDFSISTGKLPKNHISNFQIIEYIRSFFGGRIGWDAFRATLLLSGAFSAIRKDLILEVGGFSTTSIVEDLNFCMKCYRARGRSLNFKIYPEPLAWTQAPLDYRSLAAQRLRWQRGLIDSVWRFRGLFLNPKIGRVGFIHFPYLIYGMIIEPFIEVYSFFVMVYSYLYGFISTEQLLVLTGFTLFLVVLINISALSIEENYFSRQKSLKSRFRIIFYSVFEIIYYHQLLTLLNIYATFTTFGFKPKWGYMKRNKF from the coding sequence TTGATATATGTTGCTCTAATATGGAAGGCCAGTCGACAAGTAAAAAAAGACGTCTTTCAAGAAAGTGTTCTCAACCATTTGGTTAATGATAAAACAAATTTTCCAAGCTTTACTATCATTATTCCGGCCTACAACGAAGAGCTTCTTATTTATCAAACCGTAATGTCTTTCATAAAGCTTAATTACAGCAATTTTGAAGTGATCGTTGTCGATGACGGATCAACTGATAAAACGATGGATGTATTGAAAGAAAAATTTTGTCTTGTTGCATCTAATGAAGAGCCTATCAATAAAATTGGAAGGAAATCTTGCCATAGCGTTCAGGTTTCAAAGACTTTTAAAAATCTCAAGGTTCTCGGCCAAGACAATGGTCGTAAAGGTTCGGCCATTAATCAAGGAGTAGCCTTTGCTAAAAATGATTGGGTTTGTGTTGTTGATGCGGACACCATCCCAGAAGTTGATGCTCTTTATAAGATGGCCCTTTATATTCTCAATCACCCCAATTATCATGGGATTGGTTGTTCTTTAAGAATTGCCAACGGAGCAGAGATTAAAGACTTTTCAATTAGTACAGGAAAGCTTCCTAAGAATCATATTTCTAATTTTCAAATTATTGAATACATCCGCTCTTTTTTTGGCGGTCGTATTGGGTGGGATGCTTTTAGGGCAACGTTGTTATTGTCGGGTGCTTTCTCGGCCATAAGAAAAGACTTGATATTAGAAGTAGGAGGGTTCTCTACGACTTCTATTGTAGAAGATCTCAATTTTTGTATGAAGTGCTATCGTGCTCGTGGGAGGAGTCTGAACTTTAAAATCTACCCAGAACCTTTGGCATGGACTCAGGCCCCTTTAGATTATCGCTCCCTTGCTGCTCAGAGGTTGCGATGGCAAAGAGGACTAATTGACTCTGTTTGGAGATTTAGAGGCTTATTTTTGAATCCGAAGATCGGAAGAGTTGGATTCATACACTTTCCCTATTTAATTTATGGAATGATAATTGAGCCATTTATTGAGGTCTATTCCTTTTTTGTTATGGTGTATTCTTATCTCTATGGATTTATCTCTACTGAACAGCTATTAGTTCTAACTGGCTTTACTCTTTTTTTAGTGGTGCTCATCAATATTAGCGCTCTTTCTATTGAAGAAAATTATTTTTCCCGTCAAAAATCTTTGAAAAGCCGCTTTCGTATTATTTTTTATTCCGTTTTCGAAATTATTTATTATCATCAACTTTTAACACTCTTGAATATTTATGCTACCTTTACCACGTTCGGTTTTAAGCCTAAATGGGGCTACATGAAACGAAATAAATTTTAA